TCGTACACGCTCGTCGCCATCGGGCCCACGACATCCCAGATCTCGGCCCAGACCTCGTGGCCACGGGCGCAGAGCGACGAGGGGTGCTTGTTGCCCAGAATCCGACGGTAGGCGTCATTGTAGGCGACCTGGACGAGCTCCGGACCCCACCAGACCAGCATGGGGAACCGGTTGTTCAGGACGACGCCGACCATCGTCTTCAGGCTCCTCGGCCAGCCCGAGACCGGGCCGAGGGGCGCCTTCGTCCAATCGATCGAGCGCATCAGCGCGCCCATCTCGCCCCCGCCGGCAAGACAGGCCTCGACCGAAGGTGCCCGAGCGTCGATACGTCCCATCAATCCAAGGTTTAATGGACGTCCGCCCACGATGCTAGAGCGGAAAAATCGAGTGTCCGAGACGTCTGCTCGATTGGAATTCCGAATCAGAACGTGACGTCCGGGTCGATCCCGTCTGCCTTCATCTTCGTGCTGTCGGCTTTGTCGGCCACGGTCCCCTTCGGGTGCGCATACCAGCCCTTCCCATCCTCGGCGTCCGGATCGTCGCGGACCTTCAGGATCGTGAACATGCCGCCCATGTCGATGGTCGAGAAGGGCCCCTTGCCGCCGCGCATGGGGATCGAGTTCTTCGGGACCGGCATCTTCATGTCGTCCATCCCGCCCATGCCGGCTTGCCCCATCGTCATGTAATCGGGGACGAGCGCCTGCACGCGCTTGTCGATCGCCGCCGCGTTCGCGCCGACCATCACGGGGAAGCCGTGTCCCATCTGGTTCATGATGTGGTGGGTCATGTGGCAATGCATGGCCCAGTCGCCCGACTCCGTGGGGACGAACTCGATCACGCGCACGCTGCCCGTCGGCACGAGCACCGTCGTGTCCGGGTGCCGCGCCGTGACCGGGATCTCGCCGCCGTCGGTCCAGGTGGTCTCGAAGGCGAGGCCGTGGATGTGAATCGGGTGGTGATCCATCGCCGAGAGGTTCCCGAGCCGGATGCGCACGCGCTCGCCCTTGCCGACGACGAGCGGCTCGGTGCCCGGGTAGGCCTTCGCGTTGAAGGTGAGGACGTTGAAGTCCTTCATCTCGTTGGGATCCGGCCGCCGCGCGCCGGCGCGGATCGCCCATTCATGGGTGACGAGCGCGAAATCGCGATCGACCCGCGGGCCCCTGGGGTTCTTCGGGTGCACCACGATCATCCCCACCATCCCGAGCGCCATCTGGGTCATCTCGTCGTAATGGGGGTGGTACATGAACGTCCCCGCCTTCGAGAACGTGAACTCGTAGACGTGCGTGTCCTTCGGCTCGATGGGCTTCTGCGTGAGGCCCGCGACGCCGTCCATGCCGCAGGGCAGGATGACGCCGTGCCAGTGGACCGTCGTCGGCTCGGGCAGGCGATTCGTCACGTAAAACCGCACGCGGTCGCCCTCGACGACCTCGATCGTGGGACCGTGCACGCGGCCGTTGTAGCCCCAGCATTCGGCCTCGAGGCCGGGCGTGAAGGTGTGCTTGACCGGCATGGCCACGAGGTGGCCGATCTTGACGCCGTCCTTCTCGACGAGCTTCAAGGTCGCCCCGTTCGGCGTGACGACCGCCGGCTGGCCACCCGGGAAAGGCCCGGGGCGGCGCGCGCGCTTGCCAGCATTTTTCTCGGGCGCGCCCTGGGCGAGCGCCTCGGAGGCGACGAGCGCGCCGCCGATCGCGGCGCCGATCTTCACGAAATCACGTCGATCCATTGCTTCCCGCCTCCTCTCCTCAATGCCCCGCCGAGCTCTCGGCCCCGCCGCCC
The Polyangium spumosum DNA segment above includes these coding regions:
- a CDS encoding multicopper oxidase family protein; the encoded protein is MDRRDFVKIGAAIGGALVASEALAQGAPEKNAGKRARRPGPFPGGQPAVVTPNGATLKLVEKDGVKIGHLVAMPVKHTFTPGLEAECWGYNGRVHGPTIEVVEGDRVRFYVTNRLPEPTTVHWHGVILPCGMDGVAGLTQKPIEPKDTHVYEFTFSKAGTFMYHPHYDEMTQMALGMVGMIVVHPKNPRGPRVDRDFALVTHEWAIRAGARRPDPNEMKDFNVLTFNAKAYPGTEPLVVGKGERVRIRLGNLSAMDHHPIHIHGLAFETTWTDGGEIPVTARHPDTTVLVPTGSVRVIEFVPTESGDWAMHCHMTHHIMNQMGHGFPVMVGANAAAIDKRVQALVPDYMTMGQAGMGGMDDMKMPVPKNSIPMRGGKGPFSTIDMGGMFTILKVRDDPDAEDGKGWYAHPKGTVADKADSTKMKADGIDPDVTF